In Rhodothermus bifroesti, a single genomic region encodes these proteins:
- a CDS encoding T9SS type A sorting domain-containing protein, with the protein MPLLLLGILSATAQPTLNANTYAQLIGNAYISIRHPVDFGTSSETQVQVRQALQGLITRQGAAQSWDFSAFTYLEPVTSAQVYLPYSDTLPGARAFLQADHALQVREGVYLYGALRQNEGQFYYGLATGDSIMALPPDDPFPALRFPLTYGTPQWSWPSASFNLEVLVAFLVAFSGDSSLAALYEQYKSLLQNASVTLLWEVDGYGMLITPAGSSPCLRLKRTVRVQGLPAPFPSTQDVAVDYLYLTEDLSLAAEIATRLVFSSFTLSLQPSAASYSVSHVAPVAHQPWATTSGALLQAPYPNPFAEQTMLTLTLPTPQPVSVRIYNLLGQEVARAFGGWLAPGTHQLPIQAKGWAAGVYLCRVEAGPYSWTYRLVVKP; encoded by the coding sequence TTGCCTTTGCTACTGCTAGGCATCTTGTCTGCAACAGCCCAACCGACGCTGAATGCAAACACCTACGCCCAATTGATCGGGAATGCCTACATAAGCATACGGCACCCGGTTGACTTTGGCACTTCCTCAGAAACGCAAGTTCAAGTGCGCCAAGCTTTGCAGGGACTCATTACACGCCAGGGTGCAGCACAAAGTTGGGATTTTTCGGCCTTTACGTATCTAGAACCCGTCACAAGTGCGCAAGTCTATCTGCCCTACAGCGATACGCTGCCGGGAGCGCGTGCATTTTTACAGGCAGACCATGCGTTGCAGGTGCGTGAAGGCGTGTACCTCTATGGGGCATTACGCCAGAATGAGGGGCAATTTTACTATGGCCTGGCAACTGGCGATTCCATTATGGCCTTGCCTCCCGACGATCCGTTTCCAGCGTTGCGCTTTCCGCTGACCTACGGCACACCGCAATGGAGCTGGCCGAGCGCCTCTTTTAACCTTGAGGTGCTGGTGGCTTTCCTGGTGGCTTTTTCAGGCGACAGCTCGCTGGCAGCTTTGTATGAGCAGTACAAAAGCCTTTTGCAAAATGCCTCGGTCACGCTCCTTTGGGAGGTAGATGGCTACGGCATGCTGATTACGCCTGCAGGATCGTCCCCCTGTTTACGACTTAAGCGAACCGTTCGCGTTCAGGGTCTTCCAGCGCCGTTTCCTTCTACGCAAGACGTAGCTGTCGATTACCTCTATCTTACCGAAGACCTGAGCTTGGCAGCCGAGATTGCCACGCGGCTGGTGTTTTCTTCGTTTACCCTTTCATTGCAACCTAGCGCAGCCTCTTACAGCGTAAGCCATGTAGCGCCAGTTGCACACCAACCATGGGCCACGACCTCGGGGGCTTTATTGCAAGCTCCCTATCCCAATCCGTTTGCTGAGCAAACGATGCTCACGCTTACGCTACCCACACCGCAGCCGGTTTCAGTGCGCATCTACAACCTACTGGGACAGGAAGTCGCCCGGGCTTTTGGGGGATGGCTTGCTCCTGGTACGCACCAGCTCCCGATTCAGGCCAAAGGCTGGGCTGCAGGCGTGTACTTGTGCCGCGTCGAGGCTGGGCCATATAGCTGGACCTATCGGCTTGTGGTGAAGCCTTAG
- the aroB gene encoding 3-dehydroquinate synthase: MVHEVALPDGRRYPIVVGGLQALPEWLDRIGLQRGRCLIVTDENVAALHLDLLRTTLEAFGWLPHALILPAGEETKSLTHLSQIYDAALAWGIDRRTPLLAFGGGVIGDLAGFAAATLLRGLPLVQVPTTLIAQVDSAIGGKTGINHARGKNLIGAFYQPELVYADPTLLLTLPEREWTSGLAEVIKHALIGDADLFAFLEAHWEVIRHRAAELLPQLIAQAMAVKVRVVVQDERESGLRAILNFGHTFGHAIERVAGYGRFTHGEAVALGMLAALWLSHQRHPELPFDRLCSLILKLPIAQPLDGLTFSLLLDAMQVDKKTLASRLRFVLLQALGKAYVTDKVSVGELQAAWQFVLEMRRLAVGT; this comes from the coding sequence ATGGTGCACGAAGTCGCCTTACCTGATGGCCGCCGCTACCCGATCGTGGTGGGCGGGCTGCAGGCCTTACCAGAATGGCTTGACCGCATTGGTCTGCAACGCGGGCGTTGCCTGATTGTAACTGACGAAAATGTAGCTGCACTGCATCTTGACCTGCTTCGGACTACTTTGGAGGCTTTCGGTTGGCTGCCCCATGCCCTCATCCTGCCGGCAGGCGAGGAAACCAAATCGCTGACGCATCTAAGCCAAATCTACGATGCGGCCCTGGCCTGGGGGATCGATCGGCGCACGCCTCTACTCGCCTTCGGGGGTGGCGTGATCGGCGACTTGGCTGGTTTTGCTGCAGCTACCCTCCTACGGGGCCTACCGCTGGTTCAGGTGCCCACAACGCTCATTGCACAAGTGGATAGTGCCATTGGGGGCAAGACCGGCATCAACCATGCACGGGGCAAGAACCTGATCGGTGCCTTTTATCAGCCTGAGTTAGTTTATGCCGATCCGACGTTGCTGTTGACGCTTCCAGAGCGGGAATGGACCAGTGGCCTGGCTGAAGTCATCAAGCATGCCCTAATTGGCGATGCCGACTTGTTCGCGTTTCTGGAAGCGCACTGGGAAGTGATCCGGCATCGCGCAGCCGAGCTGTTGCCACAGCTTATTGCTCAGGCCATGGCGGTTAAGGTACGCGTAGTGGTGCAAGACGAGCGGGAATCCGGACTTCGGGCGATTTTGAACTTTGGCCATACGTTTGGCCATGCCATTGAGCGCGTAGCTGGCTACGGCCGTTTTACGCACGGCGAGGCGGTAGCCTTGGGTATGCTGGCCGCACTGTGGCTGTCGCACCAGCGCCATCCGGAGCTGCCGTTTGACCGCCTGTGCAGCCTAATTTTGAAGCTCCCTATAGCCCAACCGCTCGACGGTCTAACGTTTTCCTTGCTGCTTGACGCTATGCAGGTAGACAAAAAAACGCTAGCAAGCCGCTTGCGCTTTGTGCTTCTCCAAGCATTAGGTAAAGCTTACGTGACCGACAAGGTCAGCGTTGGCGAGCTCCAAGCCGCCTGGCAGTTTGTGTTGGAAATGCGACGACTTGCAGTTGGCACTTAA
- a CDS encoding class I SAM-dependent methyltransferase encodes MRAVQPFFLNVSQLAHFFVATVLQPGEAAIDATVGNGYDTVFLARQVGDTGRVFGFEVQLEALEKARKRLRMAGLEARVTLFGESHAHMATALATVWHGRISVVMFNLGYLPGGHDRSCITRPETTLPALNAALQLLRPGGLITVVAYPGHPGGAEEAESVRAWAATLDATHYAASTYRCCNCRKPPPELTLVWKRAR; translated from the coding sequence ATGCGTGCCGTGCAGCCGTTTTTTCTCAATGTCTCGCAACTGGCTCATTTTTTTGTGGCAACTGTTTTGCAACCTGGCGAGGCTGCTATTGATGCTACCGTAGGTAACGGATACGATACGGTTTTTCTGGCGCGCCAGGTAGGCGATACCGGACGCGTTTTTGGCTTTGAGGTGCAGCTGGAAGCCCTGGAGAAGGCCCGCAAGCGTTTACGCATGGCTGGACTGGAAGCGCGCGTTACGCTGTTTGGGGAAAGTCATGCCCACATGGCAACGGCGTTGGCTACGGTTTGGCACGGCCGTATCAGTGTCGTCATGTTTAACCTAGGCTACTTACCCGGTGGACATGACCGAAGCTGTATTACGCGACCAGAAACAACCCTACCAGCTTTGAATGCTGCGCTGCAGCTTTTGCGCCCTGGTGGATTAATCACTGTCGTGGCCTACCCTGGGCATCCAGGCGGGGCTGAAGAAGCAGAAAGCGTTCGGGCCTGGGCAGCTACGCTGGACGCCACGCATTACGCAGCCTCAACCTACCGATGCTGCAATTGTCGGAAGCCACCGCCTGAGCTTACCCTGGTATGGAAGCGGGCACGCTAA